The Candidatus Saccharibacteria bacterium genome has a segment encoding these proteins:
- a CDS encoding ATP-binding protein, protein MLSKVHSASIYGFSSELVEVECDAANSLPSIVIVGLASKSVDEAKDRVRSAIKNSGLNLPAKKFTINLAPANLPKSGTGYDLAIAVALLISSGQVTQSAAAKLAFCSELGLDGSLRPIFGVLSHVKRLHALGYTVVVSPKNLAEAQLIKDASIYAPTNLKQLYRVLIGEEKLRTNQSVPSSQLNDPSILDMGEISDQDQAKRALQIAAAGGHNVLMNGPPGSGKTMLARAFGGILPPMNKQEIVETTMIHSMSAQNNFEVVRTRPFRAPHHTASAISLIGGGSDPKPGEVSLSNHGVLFLDELPEFSRNVVESLRQPLEDGHVTISRAKGSTQFPARFTLIATKNPCPCGYLTDPDIACKCSAAQIERYKSRLSGPLLDRFDLLLEVGRIPSKKILRKSGPDESKTMQSNVKKARDIQSKRFNSTTKLNSHMNNKDLKTHLSIDTEAKEFLDSAADTLKLSARGYMRTLKVSQTIADLDDIRTISKNHIAEALQYRFKEVE, encoded by the coding sequence ATGTTGTCCAAAGTGCACTCCGCTTCAATTTATGGATTCTCTAGTGAATTAGTAGAAGTAGAGTGTGACGCTGCAAACTCCCTGCCCTCGATAGTTATAGTTGGTTTAGCGAGTAAATCTGTTGATGAGGCGAAAGATCGAGTCAGAAGTGCTATAAAAAACAGTGGCTTAAACTTACCGGCGAAAAAATTCACTATAAATCTTGCTCCAGCCAACTTGCCAAAAAGCGGCACAGGCTATGATTTAGCGATTGCAGTGGCGCTTCTCATATCCTCTGGGCAAGTAACTCAGTCTGCAGCCGCTAAGCTAGCTTTCTGCAGCGAACTGGGGCTTGATGGTAGTCTACGGCCGATCTTTGGGGTGCTTAGCCACGTTAAGCGCCTGCATGCGCTTGGCTATACGGTTGTTGTAAGTCCAAAAAACCTTGCCGAAGCTCAACTTATCAAAGATGCCTCAATTTACGCTCCAACAAACCTCAAACAACTCTATCGAGTCTTGATCGGTGAAGAAAAGCTCCGAACCAATCAATCTGTGCCTTCATCGCAATTAAATGACCCCTCAATTTTGGACATGGGCGAAATATCCGATCAAGACCAAGCAAAACGCGCCTTGCAAATCGCTGCTGCCGGTGGACACAACGTACTAATGAATGGGCCGCCGGGTAGCGGGAAAACCATGTTGGCACGAGCCTTCGGGGGCATACTGCCACCTATGAACAAACAAGAAATAGTTGAGACTACAATGATTCACAGCATGTCTGCTCAAAACAACTTCGAAGTTGTACGAACTCGTCCGTTTCGGGCACCGCATCATACTGCCAGCGCTATTTCCTTAATTGGCGGCGGCAGCGATCCAAAACCAGGTGAAGTTAGCTTGAGTAATCATGGGGTGCTGTTCTTAGACGAATTGCCAGAATTTAGCAGGAACGTAGTTGAGTCACTCCGCCAACCGCTTGAAGATGGGCATGTAACAATATCGCGGGCTAAAGGCTCTACACAATTCCCCGCTCGATTTACGCTTATTGCGACTAAAAACCCGTGTCCATGCGGATACCTGACAGACCCCGACATAGCCTGTAAGTGTAGTGCTGCCCAAATAGAGCGGTATAAATCGCGGTTATCAGGGCCATTACTTGATAGATTCGACCTTCTGCTTGAAGTCGGTCGCATTCCAAGCAAAAAAATATTGCGAAAATCCGGCCCTGACGAATCAAAGACTATGCAGTCGAATGTTAAAAAGGCTCGGGATATTCAATCAAAACGGTTCAATAGCACCACCAAACTCAATAGCCATATGAACAATAAAGACCTTAAGACACACCTATCTATAGATACTGAGGCAAAAGAGTTTTTAGATTCTGCAGCTGATACACTTAAACTATCGGCGCGCGGTTATATGCGTACACTCAAGGTCTCGCAGACGATCGCAGATCTCGACGATATCCGTACCATAAGCAAAAACCACATCGCTGAAGCCCTGCAATATCGATTTAAAGAGGTTGAATGA
- a CDS encoding translation initiation factor IF-3, with protein MSQKTRINQQIRVDKVRLISDDGSQVGIIDTSEALQRAKDAGLDLVEVSPNAKPPVCKIVDWGKYNYRKTKEQQKNRKNQRNSEVKQIRFGLKIGEHDLDVKLRKVNDFLKSGHKVKLSVFFRGREMAHKELGEVLLEKAINKLDTEVNVDQKPAMQGRYMTMVIRSK; from the coding sequence ATTAGCCAAAAAACACGTATTAATCAGCAGATTCGAGTCGACAAAGTTAGACTTATATCTGATGATGGATCGCAAGTCGGCATTATTGATACGTCAGAAGCGCTCCAACGAGCAAAAGACGCTGGGCTTGACCTTGTAGAGGTATCCCCCAACGCGAAGCCACCAGTTTGCAAGATTGTAGATTGGGGCAAATACAATTATCGCAAAACCAAAGAGCAACAAAAGAATCGAAAAAACCAACGAAACTCTGAAGTAAAACAGATTCGGTTTGGATTAAAAATAGGTGAACACGACCTAGACGTTAAATTGCGAAAAGTTAACGATTTCCTCAAGAGTGGACACAAGGTAAAACTCAGTGTATTCTTTCGAGGACGTGAAATGGCTCACAAAGAACTTGGTGAAGTTCTTCTAGAAAAAGCTATTAATAAGTTAGACACAGAGGTTAATGTAGACCAGAAGCCTGCAATGCAAGGCCGCTATATGACCATGGTTATCAGGAGTAAATAA
- a CDS encoding DUF4446 family protein yields MMIVLLIVCLISLGVSAAALYRTSTIYSRLQRVVGEDIDTEKLLRKLELHQLRQKDLKKRTDTLTAIQKANQNLLDESLKRVGLVRFNPYRDTGGDQSFSLCILNSEHNGFILTTIHGREGTRVYAKPITSGKSEYDLSSEESEALKKALV; encoded by the coding sequence ATGATGATTGTTCTATTAATTGTCTGTCTGATTAGCTTAGGAGTAAGTGCTGCTGCACTCTATAGAACATCGACTATCTATAGTCGTTTGCAACGTGTTGTTGGCGAAGATATCGACACTGAAAAGCTACTTCGCAAACTTGAATTACATCAACTTCGCCAGAAAGACCTAAAAAAACGAACCGACACCTTAACCGCAATACAAAAGGCAAATCAAAACCTTTTAGACGAATCGCTCAAACGGGTTGGTCTTGTTCGTTTCAATCCGTACCGCGACACAGGTGGCGACCAAAGTTTTTCGTTATGCATTTTAAACAGCGAACACAATGGATTTATCTTAACCACGATCCACGGCAGAGAAGGAACACGGGTATACGCAAAGCCAATTACTAGTGGTAAATCAGAGTACGACTTATCCTCAGAAGAATCAGAAGCCCTAAAGAAAGCCCTGGTATAG
- a CDS encoding NUDIX domain-containing protein, which yields MPESQHKQPTIIVRAEILLEQSLLVVKRSAGKTRPEEWELPGGKIDAGETLEEALMRELREEVNCSVLHAQYRGSFNSLQDHALIIVFSVTIDSADDIKLSEEHSEFAWISKDTVSDYELTSDFKTYIQNRLNTKFNDDNKSTKESKTLHIYTDGGSRGNPGPSATGYVVYDDNGTLIDSGGSYLGVTTNNQAEYQALLEAAKKSHEFSPEKIIFSLDSQLVVNQMTGKYKIKNKDLWPVHEAIVETLRGIDVNYTYVPREKNKEADAMVNQVLDARK from the coding sequence ATGCCGGAATCACAACATAAGCAGCCAACCATAATTGTGCGAGCTGAAATACTCCTAGAGCAGTCGCTCTTGGTAGTTAAGCGTAGTGCGGGTAAAACTCGGCCGGAAGAATGGGAGCTGCCTGGCGGAAAAATAGATGCTGGAGAGACACTAGAAGAGGCTTTGATGCGTGAACTGCGCGAAGAAGTGAACTGTTCTGTATTGCATGCTCAGTATCGGGGTAGTTTTAATTCTCTACAAGACCACGCATTAATTATTGTTTTTTCAGTAACCATCGATAGCGCGGATGACATCAAACTCAGCGAAGAACACAGTGAGTTTGCCTGGATATCGAAAGATACAGTGAGTGACTATGAATTAACTTCAGATTTTAAGACGTATATCCAAAACAGATTAAACACGAAATTTAATGATGACAATAAGTCAACGAAAGAGTCCAAAACACTCCATATTTATACCGACGGGGGATCACGTGGAAATCCTGGCCCTTCGGCGACTGGCTATGTTGTATATGACGACAACGGTACGTTGATTGATTCAGGTGGAAGCTATCTAGGCGTCACTACAAACAATCAAGCCGAGTATCAAGCCCTGCTTGAGGCAGCAAAAAAGAGCCATGAATTCTCACCAGAAAAAATTATTTTTAGCCTAGACAGCCAATTGGTTGTTAACCAAATGACCGGTAAGTATAAGATAAAAAATAAAGATCTATGGCCAGTGCATGAAGCTATTGTCGAAACGCTGCGTGGTATCGATGTTAATTACACCTATGTTCCGCGAGAGAAGAATAAAGAAGCTGACGCAATGGTAAATCAGGTTCTTGACGCAAGAAAATAG
- a CDS encoding methylated-DNA--[protein]-cysteine S-methyltransferase — protein MFKQKVISVVNQIPYGAVAAYSDVAALAGSPGAARVVGQIAKYSSSDAPWHRVVRSDGTLAEGFAWGGAKAQQRLLESEGVAFSPTGAIVGFESLRGVAT, from the coding sequence ATGTTTAAGCAGAAGGTAATTAGTGTAGTCAATCAGATACCGTATGGTGCGGTCGCAGCGTATAGTGATGTTGCTGCGCTAGCGGGCAGCCCTGGCGCGGCGCGGGTTGTTGGGCAGATAGCCAAATATAGCTCTTCAGATGCTCCGTGGCACCGAGTCGTACGGTCAGATGGAACGTTAGCCGAGGGTTTTGCCTGGGGTGGCGCTAAAGCACAGCAACGCCTACTGGAAAGCGAAGGCGTAGCATTTTCACCCACAGGTGCAATAGTTGGCTTTGAGTCATTGAGGGGAGTGGCTACATGA
- the rplT gene encoding 50S ribosomal protein L20 encodes MMRIKRGVTKQARHRSVKASAKGMQKARRRSYKLAKQAITRSLQYSYRDRRNRKRDFRRLWIQRINAAARENGTTYSKLMAAFKQSNIELDRKVLSQIAFSHPKAFSELVKQTSK; translated from the coding sequence ATCATGCGAATAAAACGAGGTGTAACTAAACAAGCACGACACAGATCAGTAAAAGCTTCTGCAAAAGGAATGCAAAAAGCTCGACGACGTTCGTATAAATTAGCAAAACAAGCAATCACACGGTCATTGCAGTATTCTTATCGAGACCGACGAAACCGCAAACGTGACTTTAGGCGACTATGGATTCAACGAATCAACGCTGCAGCACGTGAAAACGGCACAACCTACTCAAAGCTTATGGCCGCATTTAAGCAAAGCAACATCGAACTTGATAGAAAAGTTCTGAGTCAAATTGCTTTTTCACATCCAAAAGCTTTTAGCGAATTAGTAAAACAAACTTCTAAATAA
- the rpmB gene encoding 50S ribosomal protein L28, with product MAYKCEVTGKTKQFGHNVSNSQRKTQKIWKPNLQTKRVVIDGKKTTLKVSAKGIRTLKKKGIL from the coding sequence ATGGCATACAAATGTGAAGTAACTGGGAAGACCAAACAATTTGGTCACAATGTTAGTAACTCCCAGCGAAAAACCCAAAAAATCTGGAAACCCAACCTTCAAACTAAGAGGGTGGTTATTGATGGTAAAAAGACAACGTTAAAAGTAAGTGCAAAAGGTATAAGAACCTTAAAGAAAAAAGGCATTCTTTAA
- a CDS encoding site-2 protease family protein translates to MDSTFLLIIIGLGTILFSSIVHEITHAFVSDRLGDDTARHLGRLSFNPLVHIDPFGSILLPSFLLFINIIGGVPVPIFGAAKPVPFNPYRLKFGEYGPAIVAVAGPLSNLLMAFLVGFGISLAGVDASSMLFELSSLFILINLGFFVFNMIPFPPLDGSRLLYSFAPESVRRLMESIERQGLFAIALLLVFFQGPLSQFMSESIFFLYRLML, encoded by the coding sequence ATGGATTCTACATTTTTATTGATAATTATCGGTTTAGGAACAATTTTATTTTCTTCGATCGTTCATGAGATTACTCACGCATTTGTTAGCGATAGGCTCGGTGATGATACGGCTCGTCATTTAGGCAGGCTTAGCTTCAACCCATTGGTCCATATTGATCCCTTTGGCTCAATTCTTTTACCATCTTTTTTATTGTTTATTAACATCATTGGAGGAGTGCCGGTACCTATATTTGGAGCGGCCAAACCAGTACCATTCAATCCGTATAGGCTTAAGTTTGGCGAATATGGGCCAGCAATAGTTGCTGTAGCCGGACCGCTTAGTAATCTACTCATGGCATTCTTAGTTGGCTTCGGCATAAGCCTTGCGGGTGTTGACGCTTCATCAATGCTGTTTGAGCTGTCTAGCTTATTTATACTCATTAACCTTGGCTTCTTTGTGTTTAACATGATTCCGTTTCCACCTCTTGACGGCTCACGGTTGCTGTATTCGTTTGCACCAGAGAGTGTTAGGCGGCTTATGGAGTCGATCGAACGCCAAGGGTTGTTTGCTATCGCGTTATTGTTAGTCTTCTTTCAAGGTCCGCTATCTCAGTTTATGAGTGAATCAATCTTTTTTCTGTATAGGCTAATGCTATAA
- a CDS encoding transcriptional regulator, whose amino-acid sequence MIEQLFGSKTRVKLLHLFFSNPNRSFYVREITRKIDEQINSVRRELANLLSIGLISSENTDNKLYYEVDQNYQHYAPLRQIFTHITDSEHVDDSDNSKRFREIGSVKKVFLLGFFVRDDSALVDLFIVGDVNQVKLDKLVKELEKEEGKEVRYTVLDPDDYEYRKKIGDRFVTQILESKKSIIIDVKKSSPKKTKQVKQEKK is encoded by the coding sequence ATGATTGAGCAGTTGTTTGGTTCAAAGACACGCGTAAAGTTGCTTCATTTGTTCTTTTCAAATCCGAATCGGTCGTTTTACGTGCGGGAAATTACTCGGAAAATCGACGAACAAATCAATTCGGTTAGAAGAGAATTAGCAAACCTGCTATCTATTGGCCTTATTTCATCAGAGAACACCGACAACAAGCTATATTATGAAGTTGACCAGAACTATCAACACTACGCGCCGCTTAGACAGATCTTTACACACATAACTGATTCTGAACATGTTGATGATTCCGATAACTCAAAGCGGTTCCGAGAGATTGGTTCCGTTAAAAAAGTTTTCTTGCTGGGGTTTTTTGTACGAGACGACAGCGCACTAGTTGATCTTTTTATTGTAGGGGATGTTAATCAAGTTAAGCTTGATAAACTAGTTAAAGAACTAGAAAAAGAAGAAGGCAAAGAGGTACGATATACTGTCTTGGACCCTGATGATTATGAGTACAGAAAGAAGATTGGGGACAGGTTTGTTACCCAGATTCTGGAGAGCAAGAAGTCGATCATTATCGATGTAAAAAAATCATCGCCAAAAAAGACTAAACAGGTAAAACAGGAGAAAAAATAG
- the miaA gene encoding tRNA (adenosine(37)-N6)-dimethylallyltransferase MiaA, whose protein sequence is MKNSHPLIVIVGETASGKSGLALELAGLFDGEIVNADAWNVYTEMNIGTAKPSDVERSTIKHHIIDIKNPNDDYTVAEFKTDALESIKDISSRGKLPIMVGGNGLYVDSVLFDYSFLPPGEPGERERLNKMSIEELLQIIELKKYSLVGIDIRNKRRLVRLIENKGKLPEKKDMRKDTLVIGLRISRTKLRNNIENRVEEMFRRGLRKEVDALVAKYGWEPEAMKGIGYYEFKQYYQGEQSMTKTKQRIVSSTLKLAKRQRTWFKKNQNIEWIEHKEQAFEKVRSFLNTH, encoded by the coding sequence ATGAAAAACAGCCACCCTTTAATCGTTATTGTTGGCGAAACCGCATCTGGAAAGTCGGGTCTTGCTCTTGAGTTAGCGGGTTTGTTTGACGGTGAAATAGTAAACGCTGATGCCTGGAATGTGTACACTGAAATGAATATAGGCACCGCTAAGCCTAGTGATGTCGAAAGATCAACAATTAAACATCATATAATAGATATAAAAAATCCCAACGACGATTATACAGTGGCAGAATTTAAAACAGATGCTCTTGAATCTATTAAGGACATTAGTAGCAGAGGTAAATTGCCGATAATGGTGGGCGGCAATGGCCTATACGTAGACAGTGTGTTGTTTGATTACAGTTTTCTACCACCAGGTGAGCCAGGTGAAAGAGAACGACTTAATAAAATGTCCATTGAAGAACTATTACAAATAATAGAGTTAAAAAAATATAGCCTCGTCGGCATTGACATAAGAAACAAGCGACGCTTGGTGCGTCTAATTGAAAATAAGGGCAAGCTTCCAGAAAAAAAAGACATGCGTAAAGACACTTTAGTTATAGGACTAAGAATTTCAAGAACAAAATTGCGCAACAATATTGAAAATAGGGTTGAGGAGATGTTTCGACGGGGTCTTAGAAAAGAAGTGGACGCGCTTGTAGCAAAATATGGGTGGGAGCCGGAGGCCATGAAAGGTATTGGCTACTATGAGTTTAAGCAGTACTACCAAGGTGAGCAAAGCATGACTAAGACTAAACAGAGAATCGTTAGTTCGACATTAAAGCTCGCGAAACGACAACGAACATGGTTCAAGAAAAACCAAAATATAGAGTGGATTGAACACAAAGAACAAGCTTTTGAGAAGGTGCGTAGTTTTTTGAACACACATTAG
- the rpmI gene encoding 50S ribosomal protein L35 — MPKIKTHKSTQKRVKKTSTGKLLREHSYKSHFLHKKSSARKRAYGKKHPIHATREKHIKRALGE; from the coding sequence ATGCCTAAAATTAAGACCCACAAATCAACTCAGAAGCGCGTTAAAAAGACGTCTACTGGTAAATTGCTTCGCGAACACTCTTATAAGAGCCACTTTTTGCACAAAAAGAGCTCAGCCCGTAAACGTGCCTATGGCAAGAAACACCCTATTCATGCAACTAGAGAAAAGCATATAAAGAGAGCCTTAGGAGAATAA